A genomic segment from Pseudomonas sp. S09G 359 encodes:
- a CDS encoding cytochrome c oxidase assembly protein, with protein MAESLPLKRLVTRLLILVVAMFAFGFALVPIYDVMCKAFGINGKTAGQYEGEQIVDPTRQVRVQFLSTNAIDMVWDFYAKADEVVVNPGAVTEMLFVAYNPTDKPMTAQAVPSISPAEAAMYFHKTECFCFTQQVLQPGQRIEMPVRFIVDRDMPKDVKHLTLAYTLFDITARQPPVAVHTGG; from the coding sequence ATGGCTGAGTCCCTGCCCCTCAAACGCCTGGTCACCCGCCTGCTGATCCTGGTGGTGGCGATGTTCGCCTTTGGCTTTGCCCTGGTGCCGATCTACGACGTGATGTGCAAGGCGTTCGGCATCAACGGCAAGACCGCCGGGCAGTACGAGGGCGAGCAAATCGTGGACCCGACGCGCCAGGTGCGCGTGCAGTTTTTGTCCACCAATGCCATCGACATGGTCTGGGATTTTTACGCCAAGGCTGACGAAGTAGTGGTCAACCCGGGCGCGGTTACCGAGATGCTGTTCGTGGCCTACAACCCCACCGACAAGCCGATGACCGCCCAGGCAGTACCGAGCATTTCCCCGGCCGAGGCGGCGATGTATTTCCACAAGACCGAGTGCTTCTGCTTCACCCAACAGGTGCTGCAGCCAGGCCAGCGGATTGAAATGCCGGTGCGCTTCATCGTCGACCGCGACATGCCCAAGGATGTGAAGCATTTGACCCTGGCGTACACGCTGTTCGATATCACTGCGCGGCAGCCGCCGGTGGCTGTGCATACCGGCGGCTAG
- a CDS encoding cytochrome c oxidase subunit 3, translating to MSTHDTYYVPAQSKWPIIATIGMLVTVYGLAVWFNDLKAARPESHGPWIFFVGGLLLAYMLFGWFGAVIKESRAGLYSPQMDRSFRWGMTWFIFSEVMFFIAFFGALFYVRHMSAPWLAGEGSKGIAHMLWPNFEFAWPLLNNPDPKLYPAPEGTISPWGLPLVNTILLVSSSVTITIAHHALRKGHRGALKIWLAITVLLGLAFLGFQAEEYIHAYKELGLTLGSGVYGATFFMLTGFHGAHVTIGTIILFVMLMRILRGHFNAEHQFGFEAASWYWHFVDVVWIGLFFFVYVL from the coding sequence ATGTCGACTCATGATACGTACTACGTACCGGCGCAAAGCAAATGGCCGATAATTGCCACGATTGGCATGCTCGTCACCGTGTACGGCCTGGCCGTGTGGTTCAACGATCTGAAAGCGGCACGCCCGGAATCCCACGGCCCGTGGATTTTTTTCGTGGGCGGCCTGCTGCTGGCCTACATGCTGTTCGGCTGGTTCGGTGCGGTGATCAAGGAAAGTCGCGCCGGTTTGTACAGCCCGCAGATGGACCGCTCGTTCCGTTGGGGCATGACCTGGTTCATCTTTTCCGAGGTGATGTTCTTTATCGCCTTCTTCGGTGCGCTGTTTTATGTGCGGCACATGTCAGCCCCGTGGCTGGCGGGCGAAGGCTCCAAAGGGATTGCGCACATGCTGTGGCCGAACTTCGAGTTCGCCTGGCCGTTGCTCAACAACCCCGACCCGAAACTCTACCCGGCTCCCGAAGGCACCATCAGCCCGTGGGGGTTGCCACTGGTGAACACCATCCTGCTGGTGAGCTCCAGCGTGACCATTACCATCGCCCACCATGCCCTGCGCAAAGGCCATCGCGGCGCGCTGAAAATCTGGCTGGCGATCACCGTGCTGCTGGGCCTGGCGTTCCTGGGGTTTCAGGCCGAGGAATATATCCACGCCTATAAAGAGTTGGGGCTCACGCTGGGTTCGGGTGTGTATGGCGCGACCTTTTTTATGCTCACCGGCTTCCACGGCGCACACGTGACGATCGGCACCATCATTCTGTTTGTGATGCTGATGCGCATACTGCGCGGGCACTTCAACGCCGAGCACCAGTTCGGCTTCGAAGCGGCCAGTTGGTATTGGCACTTTGTGGATGTGGTGTGGATCGGGCTGTTTTTCTTCGTCTACGTGTTGTGA
- a CDS encoding twin transmembrane helix small protein, with protein sequence MLKAAIALMLIATVVSLFSGLFFLVKDAGNSNRLVTALTVRVVLAVITVALIAWGFFSGQLVSHAPW encoded by the coding sequence ATGCTCAAAGCCGCCATTGCCCTGATGCTGATCGCGACTGTCGTGAGCCTGTTCAGTGGCCTGTTCTTTCTGGTCAAGGACGCGGGCAACTCCAACCGCCTCGTCACCGCCCTGACCGTGCGCGTGGTGCTGGCCGTGATCACCGTGGCATTGATCGCCTGGGGCTTTTTCAGCGGCCAGCTCGTATCCCACGCACCTTGGTAA
- a CDS encoding SURF1 family protein has product MKTSIASATKCFRPGIAPTLVVLVLLPLMVGLGFWQLARGHEKQLLVDSYAERRVAAPISSDQLKDEADPAFRRVHLRGQFDAEHSVLLDNRMRDGKAGVELLQPFHDQASGQWLLLNRGWLPWPDRRTPPAFTTPEQRVNLDAWVYVAPGETFQLHADPASAQWPRLLTALHPAALWVELGRSGFAYELRAEPGAGTYDTTWPIVAMGPEKHLGYALQWFAMSLALLALYLYLGWHNAKEKHHGSGHESTQHV; this is encoded by the coding sequence ATGAAAACAAGTATAGCCAGCGCCACAAAATGCTTCCGCCCAGGCATCGCACCCACACTGGTTGTGCTGGTGCTGCTGCCGTTGATGGTGGGCCTGGGGTTCTGGCAGTTGGCCCGTGGCCATGAAAAACAGCTGCTGGTGGATAGCTACGCCGAACGCCGCGTGGCTGCGCCGATCAGCAGCGACCAGCTCAAGGATGAGGCTGACCCGGCCTTTCGGCGGGTGCATCTACGTGGCCAGTTCGATGCCGAACACAGCGTGTTGCTCGACAACCGCATGCGCGACGGCAAGGCCGGGGTCGAGCTGCTGCAACCCTTCCACGACCAGGCCAGCGGTCAGTGGCTGCTGCTCAATCGCGGCTGGCTGCCGTGGCCCGACCGGCGCACGCCGCCGGCCTTCACCACCCCTGAACAGCGGGTGAATCTTGATGCCTGGGTCTACGTTGCGCCCGGCGAAACCTTCCAGTTGCACGCCGACCCGGCGAGCGCGCAGTGGCCACGCCTGCTCACCGCCCTGCACCCCGCCGCGCTGTGGGTCGAGCTGGGCCGCAGCGGTTTTGCCTACGAGCTGCGCGCCGAACCTGGCGCGGGTACGTACGACACCACCTGGCCGATCGTGGCCATGGGCCCGGAAAAACACTTGGGGTATGCGTTGCAGTGGTTCGCCATGTCCCTGGCGCTACTGGCCCTTTACCTCTACCTCGGATGGCACAACGCAAAGGAGAAACACCATGGGAGCGGCCATGAATCCACTCAACATGTCTGA